TCATCTAAATCTGCATCTTCCAAAATGATTGCAGGGGATTTTCCACCAAGTTCTAATGTAATGCCTTTAATCTGGTCTGCCGCTTTCTTCGCCACTTCTATACCAGTAGCAGTTGAGCCGGTAAATGCAACTTTATCAACGTCTTCATGCGTAATAATTGCATCCCCTGCCACCCTTCCTGCTCCCGGAACGATATTTACAACACCATCTGGGAAACCAGCTTCTTTAAATAGTTCCGCGACATATAAAAGCGATAATGGTGTTTCACTTGCTGGTTTAATGACAATTGTACAGCCAACTGCTAATGCCGAGCCAAGTTTCCAAGCAGCCATCGCTAATGGGAAGTTCCATGGAATAATTTGCCCGACGACCCCAACTGGTTCATGCAATGTATACGTTACATAATCTGGAGAAATCTGCGTCGTTTTCCCAAAAATCTTTGTCGCCCATCCTGCATAATACCTAAAGTGTTCGACTGTTCCATCCACGTCATCTTCGAGTGCGACTTGATAAGGTTTTCCATTGTCGAGCGCCTCTAATTGCGCTAGTTCCTCACGGTTTTCCTCTAATAAATCCGCAAACTTATAAATTAAATGAGCACGTTCTGCCGCTTCTAACTTTGTCCATTCGCCTTTATCAAAAGCATTTCTTGCCGCTGCGACTGCTGCGTCGATATCTTCTTTTTGGGCTTCACTTACTTGCGCAATGACTTCCTCCGTTGCTGGATTTATTACGTCAAACGTTTTTCCACTTTTAGATGGAACGTATTCACCATTAATATAAAGGCCTTTCGTTCCTTGTAAAAATGCTTCCACTTTCTCTTTTAACTTAAACTTTGTAGCTACCATTATTTATCGCTCCTTTTTATTTGGAATAAAGCATGCATGGGTTCCTACTTATATAGAAGGAACCCTTGCAAAGTTTCGTGTCTATTAATTTTTCACAACTTCAAAGCTTTGAAGCAATTCTTTTAACGTTGCTTCCTCTTCTTCAGTTAACCCAAGGCGTGGTCTGCGGCATGGTCCACCTGCCAGCCCTTGTAACTCCATTGCACGTTTAACGATTTGCACATATTTACCCGAACCTTCAAGGAACTTACCTAATGGAAGAAGTTTATCGTATAACTCCCAAGCACGATCCATATTTCCTGCTTCTGCCGCTTCATACATCTCTTTTGTTTCTTCAGGCACAATGTTTGCGGATACTGAAATCCAGCCCGTTGCTCCAACAAGCGCAGACTCAAGTGCTAGATCCTCCGAGCCACAGAATACC
This window of the Sporosarcina ureilytica genome carries:
- a CDS encoding aldehyde dehydrogenase family protein, whose amino-acid sequence is MVATKFKLKEKVEAFLQGTKGLYINGEYVPSKSGKTFDVINPATEEVIAQVSEAQKEDIDAAVAAARNAFDKGEWTKLEAAERAHLIYKFADLLEENREELAQLEALDNGKPYQVALEDDVDGTVEHFRYYAGWATKIFGKTTQISPDYVTYTLHEPVGVVGQIIPWNFPLAMAAWKLGSALAVGCTIVIKPASETPLSLLYVAELFKEAGFPDGVVNIVPGAGRVAGDAIITHEDVDKVAFTGSTATGIEVAKKAADQIKGITLELGGKSPAIILEDADLDEAIEGAFNGTMYNHGQNCSACTRVFVQRPIYDKVVDELVKRVNAVKLGPGLDPETDMGPLVSEKQQQTVLGFIEKGKEEGARLVAGGGKGLDKGYFVEPTIFADVEDDMTIAREEIFGPVMSVFPFDTIEEVIERANDSEYGLAASVWTENIKKGHYITGKLKAGTVWINDFGLEWETMPFGGYKKSGVGREMGGEYGLANYTEVKSVFVNIKQ